The Variovorax paradoxus genome window below encodes:
- a CDS encoding patatin-like phospholipase family protein: MASEKTGYYTILSFVGGGIRGLLSATILQRLYDADAEVLNQTRMYAGCSTGSIISSELLATPDPANLIELFKGSELGFYNKMNTHPDTPAYPIDDVLASQEKLHGKNTISQAGKDVLLVSFNVGSVEPEPENIGSMERMMPTPWKPMMFTNMLGTAQDKQDGLDGNGHTLIAVAATSSGAMPGQLGSMEGNVDGAFFNHDPTVAAIALAVRNGWRLDQIAAITIGTGYMPYWLQSDTHDWGAEQWMKGDNNPFDNITPFLMNQQGSSPVLDLSLNGTSSELMPQIAKMLLGDRYVNLNPTLPCFIPENSTNPQAIELLQDSANSLDISEAIDLIKKYWSNATQDVPVRLANDAGAAPAATPSASERIVPLETQFFIRRNGPMPEVLDIMDASHEAGARVILWEKKSKSSPDAENQLWKFEKSGEAGWWYLKSEIGPNLYLTLTGDTTGEDPRITVQPLQAGLRDHQLWSLVPTKELGYYYIQSRLVPSAAPSVNPNSYVPTVIGVGTKEDGVTAAYGVSLDYRDYEKRSFAFVPRTTGK, encoded by the coding sequence ATGGCTTCAGAAAAGACCGGCTATTACACGATCCTGTCATTCGTGGGCGGCGGCATTCGCGGTTTGCTTTCCGCCACCATCCTCCAGCGTCTTTACGACGCTGATGCAGAAGTTCTCAATCAGACCCGGATGTACGCCGGCTGTTCCACCGGATCGATCATCTCGAGCGAACTGTTGGCCACTCCGGATCCGGCCAATTTGATCGAGCTGTTCAAGGGCAGCGAATTGGGTTTTTATAACAAGATGAATACGCATCCCGATACGCCCGCGTATCCGATCGACGACGTATTGGCCAGCCAGGAAAAACTCCACGGGAAGAACACGATTTCGCAAGCGGGCAAGGACGTCCTGCTCGTTTCGTTCAACGTCGGCTCCGTGGAGCCGGAACCCGAGAACATCGGCAGCATGGAAAGGATGATGCCCACGCCCTGGAAGCCGATGATGTTCACGAACATGCTCGGAACCGCCCAGGACAAGCAGGACGGACTCGACGGCAACGGCCATACGCTCATTGCCGTCGCGGCCACCTCCAGCGGCGCGATGCCCGGCCAGCTCGGGTCGATGGAAGGAAACGTCGACGGCGCGTTCTTCAATCACGACCCCACGGTTGCGGCCATCGCGCTGGCCGTTCGCAATGGATGGCGACTCGATCAGATCGCGGCCATCACGATCGGCACCGGCTACATGCCCTATTGGCTGCAAAGCGACACCCACGATTGGGGCGCGGAACAATGGATGAAAGGGGACAACAACCCCTTCGACAACATCACGCCATTTCTCATGAATCAACAAGGGTCTTCTCCCGTGTTGGATTTGAGTCTGAACGGGACCTCGTCGGAACTCATGCCGCAGATCGCCAAGATGCTTCTGGGCGATCGGTATGTGAATCTCAATCCAACGCTGCCCTGCTTCATTCCCGAGAATTCGACCAATCCGCAGGCCATAGAACTTCTACAGGACAGTGCCAATTCGCTGGATATCTCCGAAGCCATCGACCTGATCAAGAAATACTGGAGCAATGCGACGCAGGACGTGCCCGTGCGTCTCGCCAATGATGCCGGCGCTGCACCGGCGGCCACGCCTTCCGCCAGCGAGCGCATCGTGCCGCTCGAGACCCAATTCTTCATCCGTCGCAACGGCCCGATGCCCGAAGTCCTCGACATCATGGACGCTTCGCACGAGGCCGGCGCCCGCGTGATCCTGTGGGAGAAGAAGTCCAAGTCGAGCCCTGACGCGGAGAACCAGCTCTGGAAGTTCGAGAAATCCGGTGAAGCGGGCTGGTGGTACCTGAAGTCCGAGATCGGCCCGAACCTCTACCTGACGCTCACCGGCGACACCACGGGCGAGGACCCCAGGATCACGGTCCAACCGCTTCAGGCCGGCCTGCGGGACCATCAGCTCTGGAGCCTGGTTCCCACCAAGGAGCTCGGCTACTACTACATCCAGAGCAGGCTCGTGCCCAGCGCCGCGCCCTCGGTGAATCCGAACTCGTACGTGCCGACGGTCATCGGCGTCGGCACGAAGGAGGACGGCGTGACGGCCGCCTACGGCGTGTCCCTCGACTACCGCGACTACGAAAAGCGCTCGTTCGCTTTCGTTCCCCGCACGACCGGGAAATAG
- a CDS encoding methyltransferase, TIGR04325 family, with product MLSNLLARLPGANAYRRKFLDNEDDNLFMGSFGSFAAAEAGAPPSKAVGYDNAQAATQLYSHQVYFYDYPALFWLGRSLEEGMTRIFDLGGHVGIKYYAFRRVLPYPDGLRWTVCDVPGVVRAGEALALQRDAAAQLGFTTAPADASGCDVLYASGSLQYLPQRLSEILAALAVKPRRIVLNTTALHPDRTLYTLNSIGFAVCPYRIEHHDELMAQLKQAGYRRRDGWRNEGKPIEVPFVDGGDKAYYGGCCFDLAG from the coding sequence ATGCTCTCGAACCTGCTGGCGCGGCTGCCCGGCGCGAACGCCTACCGGCGCAAGTTCCTCGACAACGAGGACGACAATCTCTTCATGGGCTCGTTCGGGAGCTTCGCCGCGGCCGAAGCCGGCGCGCCGCCCTCCAAGGCGGTGGGCTACGACAACGCGCAGGCGGCCACGCAGCTCTACAGCCACCAGGTCTACTTCTACGACTACCCGGCGCTGTTCTGGCTCGGGCGCTCGCTCGAGGAAGGCATGACGCGCATCTTCGACCTCGGGGGGCACGTGGGAATCAAGTACTACGCGTTCCGCCGCGTGCTGCCCTATCCCGATGGCCTGCGCTGGACCGTGTGCGACGTGCCCGGCGTGGTGCGCGCCGGCGAGGCGCTGGCGCTGCAGCGCGACGCGGCCGCCCAGCTCGGCTTCACGACGGCGCCGGCCGATGCCAGCGGCTGCGACGTGCTGTATGCCTCGGGCAGCCTGCAGTACCTGCCGCAACGGCTGTCGGAGATCCTCGCCGCGCTCGCGGTGAAGCCCCGGCGCATCGTGCTGAACACCACGGCGCTGCATCCCGATCGCACCCTCTACACGCTCAACAGCATCGGCTTCGCGGTCTGCCCCTACCGCATCGAGCACCACGACGAGCTGATGGCGCAACTCAAGCAGGCCGGCTACCGTCGCCGCGACGGCTGGCGCAACGAAGGCAAGCCGATCGAGGTGCCGTTCGTGGACGGCGGCGACAAGGCCTACTACGGGGGCTGCTGCTTCGATCTGGCCGGCTGA